Proteins co-encoded in one Capnocytophaga ochracea DSM 7271 genomic window:
- a CDS encoding glutaminase: MKYSKIIDTIYQSVLSADNLGKVPTYIPELAQVNPDKFGVYFYSLNKQSYGIGDCDEKFSAQSISKVLALSLAYSIIGDQLWRRVDVEPSGTSFNSLIQLEADNGIPRNPLINSGAIVVCDILLSILEDAQADFLTFVRELANDDSINYSILVAESEKSVGYRNFALCYYIKSLGNIENDPIEVLNFYFKLCSLELTCKSMAYIFSFLANDGIRMHDRVQILTETCTKRVNALMQTCGFYDESGEFAFKVGLPGKSGVGGGIVALLPNQYSIAVWSPKLNNKGNSYRGMKFLEEFTAQTHTSIF; the protein is encoded by the coding sequence ATGAAATATTCTAAAATAATTGACACTATATATCAATCTGTTTTATCTGCTGATAATTTAGGTAAAGTTCCTACTTATATCCCAGAATTGGCACAAGTGAACCCCGATAAGTTTGGGGTATATTTTTATAGCCTGAACAAACAATCGTATGGAATTGGTGATTGCGATGAAAAGTTTTCAGCACAGAGTATTTCTAAGGTATTAGCGCTTTCGTTAGCGTATAGTATTATAGGCGACCAACTATGGCGACGTGTAGATGTAGAACCTTCGGGCACTTCATTCAATTCATTAATACAGTTAGAAGCCGATAACGGTATTCCACGTAACCCTCTTATCAATTCAGGGGCTATTGTAGTTTGTGATATTCTCCTTTCTATCTTGGAAGATGCTCAAGCCGATTTCTTAACTTTTGTAAGAGAATTAGCTAATGATGATAGTATTAATTACTCTATATTAGTAGCCGAGTCGGAGAAATCAGTAGGATATCGCAATTTTGCCTTATGTTATTATATCAAATCATTAGGGAACATAGAGAATGACCCTATTGAGGTACTCAATTTCTACTTCAAGCTCTGTTCATTAGAGCTTACTTGCAAATCGATGGCATATATCTTCTCGTTTCTTGCCAACGATGGTATCCGTATGCACGATAGAGTTCAAATCCTTACTGAAACTTGTACTAAACGGGTAAACGCTTTGATGCAAACGTGCGGTTTCTATGATGAGTCGGGAGAGTTTGCTTTTAAGGTGGGACTACCAGGTAAAAGCGGTGTAGGAGGTGGTATTGTAGCTCTTTTGCCTAATCAATATAGCATTGCAGTATGGAGTCCGAAACTTAATAACAAAGGGAATTCGTATAGAGGAATGAAGTTCTTAGAAGAGTTTACCGCACAAACACATACTTCTATTTTTTAG
- the gldE gene encoding gliding motility-associated protein GldE: MPFLSIDVGIVIQFAVFILLLFCSALISGAEVALFSLTPAEIETLKEEKTPTGNIIAKLTENPKKLLATVLIANNLVNISIVLLFVDLGDFLFGGITTPWVRAVLDVGVVTFVLLLCGEILPKIYANRNNILFSQRVAYFIYILDSFFTPISMPMKNFTVWIQKKLGKQKSNISVGQLSQALELASEEDTTNEEKKILEGIVSFGNTETREVMVPRVDIFALSEELSYQELLNEIVAIGYSRIPVYHENLDHITGVIYIKDLLPHLDKTDFDWNSVKRNAFFVPENKKLDDLLSEFQEKKIHLAVVVDEYGGTCGVITLEDIIEEIVGNINDEFDDEDVTHFKINDNVFIFEGKTVLKDFYRILEFTDEEEALFDENRGDAETLAGFLLEISGNFPQKGTPILFGNYKFIVEAFDKKRIKQIKIIRTNNPQ; this comes from the coding sequence ATGCCTTTTTTAAGCATTGACGTGGGTATCGTTATTCAATTTGCAGTGTTTATACTATTATTATTCTGCTCTGCTCTTATCTCAGGAGCTGAGGTAGCTCTCTTTTCGCTTACTCCTGCTGAGATTGAAACACTCAAAGAAGAAAAAACGCCTACCGGCAATATTATAGCCAAGCTCACAGAGAATCCTAAAAAGCTATTGGCAACGGTACTTATTGCCAATAACTTGGTAAACATCTCTATCGTACTCCTCTTTGTAGATTTAGGCGACTTCCTCTTCGGGGGAATTACAACTCCTTGGGTACGGGCAGTACTCGATGTGGGTGTGGTTACCTTTGTGCTTTTGCTCTGCGGTGAAATCCTACCTAAAATCTACGCCAATCGCAACAATATTTTGTTTTCACAGCGCGTAGCTTACTTCATTTATATCCTCGACTCCTTCTTTACGCCCATCAGTATGCCGATGAAAAACTTTACCGTATGGATACAAAAAAAATTGGGCAAGCAGAAAAGCAATATTTCAGTAGGACAACTCTCGCAAGCCTTAGAACTCGCCTCCGAAGAAGATACCACCAACGAGGAAAAGAAGATATTAGAGGGTATTGTTTCTTTTGGCAATACCGAAACCCGCGAAGTAATGGTACCCCGTGTAGATATCTTTGCTCTCAGCGAAGAGCTCTCATATCAGGAGTTGCTAAACGAAATCGTGGCGATAGGCTATTCGCGCATTCCCGTATACCACGAGAATTTAGACCATATTACAGGGGTAATTTACATCAAAGACCTCTTGCCACATTTAGACAAAACTGATTTCGACTGGAATAGTGTGAAACGCAATGCTTTCTTCGTTCCCGAAAACAAGAAATTAGACGATTTGTTGAGCGAGTTTCAAGAGAAGAAGATACACCTCGCTGTTGTAGTAGATGAGTACGGTGGTACTTGTGGAGTGATTACCTTAGAGGATATCATAGAAGAGATTGTGGGAAATATCAACGATGAGTTTGACGATGAAGATGTAACACACTTCAAAATCAATGATAATGTCTTTATTTTTGAAGGAAAAACGGTATTGAAGGACTTCTATCGCATTCTTGAATTTACTGATGAAGAAGAGGCTCTATTTGACGAGAATCGCGGTGATGCCGAAACGCTTGCAGGCTTTCTCTTAGAGATTTCGGGCAACTTTCCTCAGAAAGGAACTCCTATTCTCTTTGGCAACTATAAATTCATTGTAGAAGCTTTTGACAAGAAACGTATCAAGCAAATCAAAATCATTAGAACGAATAATCCCCAATAA
- a CDS encoding DUF502 domain-containing protein produces the protein MSKNYFSTFIKYFFQGILIIGPLSATIWIIWSIFKSVDNLVPDISKAYPGLVFALVLLGTAIIGFIGSRLILGKLFVGLLDYLVAHIPGVKIIYSSIKDILASFVGDKRKLTNPVWVKVNETPEIWRIGFLTQPSMDFAELSEMVSVYLPHSYAISGWVIVTSKDNIKPAEGFSSQKAMEFALSGGILSNTSNANNANNASNTSNK, from the coding sequence ATGTCAAAGAATTATTTCAGTACCTTTATCAAATACTTTTTTCAAGGGATACTTATCATAGGTCCGCTGAGTGCTACTATCTGGATTATCTGGTCGATATTCAAGAGTGTAGATAACCTTGTGCCTGATATTTCAAAGGCTTACCCAGGGTTAGTTTTTGCTTTGGTTTTACTTGGTACTGCTATTATTGGTTTTATTGGTAGTCGACTGATTTTAGGGAAACTGTTCGTGGGACTATTAGATTATTTAGTAGCTCATATTCCCGGTGTAAAGATTATTTATTCTTCTATTAAAGATATTTTAGCTTCTTTTGTAGGTGACAAACGCAAGCTTACTAATCCGGTATGGGTAAAAGTGAATGAAACGCCCGAAATATGGCGCATTGGGTTCCTTACCCAACCTTCTATGGATTTTGCTGAACTCAGCGAAATGGTAAGTGTTTATCTTCCGCATTCGTATGCTATTTCTGGTTGGGTGATTGTTACTTCCAAAGATAACATAAAGCCTGCCGAAGGTTTCTCTTCCCAAAAAGCAATGGAGTTTGCCCTTAGTGGCGGAATCCTTTCTAATACCAGTAATGCCAATAATGCCAATAATGCCAGTAATACTAGTAATAAATAG
- a CDS encoding four helix bundle protein produces the protein MKENILKTKSLDFAIRIVNLYKYLYESKKEFVLSKQILRSGTSVGAMICEAEHSESAADFVHKIAISQKEINETLYWLELLCKTNYITANEFESIKEDAIEVAKIISSSIKTAKNNIKAKANSLNKQ, from the coding sequence ATGAAAGAAAATATTTTGAAAACAAAAAGTCTTGATTTTGCTATTAGAATAGTAAATCTTTATAAATATTTATACGAAAGTAAGAAAGAATTTGTGCTTTCTAAGCAAATATTGCGCAGTGGTACTTCTGTAGGGGCAATGATATGTGAAGCCGAACATTCTGAAAGTGCTGCTGACTTTGTACATAAAATAGCTATATCACAAAAAGAAATAAATGAGACGCTCTATTGGTTAGAACTTTTATGTAAGACAAATTATATTACAGCTAATGAATTTGAAAGTATCAAAGAAGATGCTATAGAAGTAGCTAAAATAATATCAAGCAGTATAAAAACAGCTAAAAACAATATTAAAGCAAAAGCTAATAGCCTAAATAAACAATAA
- a CDS encoding single-stranded DNA-binding protein, whose protein sequence is MNGTLNKVILIGRMGDVVKLTYFSEGNCIGQFPLATDDEYTNRATNERISSTEWHTVIVRNKLAELVEKYTHKGDLIYVEGRIKTRKWQTEDGVMRQTTEIHASDVTFLPNPKRDGQPKPALKTAEPKAPEPPVSTEPPF, encoded by the coding sequence ATGAACGGAACTTTAAATAAAGTTATTCTCATAGGTCGTATGGGAGATGTTGTGAAGCTTACCTATTTCAGCGAAGGTAACTGCATTGGTCAGTTCCCCTTAGCCACTGATGATGAGTATACCAATCGCGCTACCAACGAGCGCATTAGCAGTACCGAATGGCATACTGTTATCGTACGCAACAAGCTGGCAGAACTCGTAGAGAAATACACTCACAAAGGCGACCTTATCTATGTCGAAGGGCGCATCAAAACACGTAAATGGCAAACGGAAGACGGCGTGATGCGCCAAACAACTGAAATCCACGCTTCCGATGTAACTTTCCTACCAAATCCTAAACGTGATGGGCAACCTAAACCAGCTCTTAAAACAGCTGAACCTAAGGCTCCTGAACCGCCCGTAAGCACCGAGCCTCCTTTCTAA
- a CDS encoding cation diffusion facilitator family transporter, producing the protein MEHSHHQHDHHHHGHDHHHHTVTDLSTLNRAFYVGIGLNLLYTIIEFAVGFRVDSLALISDASHNLSDVASLVISLIGMKLTHRTATQLYTYGYKKASILASLINAVLLMYIVIKIFIEAFERLANPPEMVGSAIMLTAFIGVIINAVSAFLFYKGQKTDINVKGAFLHLMLDALVSVGVIISGAIVYFTGWNLADPISSFMVGIVILFSTWGLLKESVKLILDGVPHDIDKEHIQHLIEEHPMIESVHHLHIWALSSLQNALTAHIVLKECITLKEFMNIKAELKHKLSHEGITHSTFEIDTDNCHCEEEKCN; encoded by the coding sequence ATGGAACATTCACACCACCAACACGACCATCATCACCACGGTCACGACCACCATCATCACACCGTAACTGACCTCAGTACTCTCAATCGTGCCTTCTACGTAGGCATTGGGTTGAATTTACTCTACACAATTATTGAGTTTGCAGTAGGCTTTCGCGTCGATTCCTTAGCACTTATCTCCGATGCAAGTCATAATCTAAGCGATGTTGCCAGTTTAGTGATTTCACTTATCGGTATGAAACTCACCCATCGCACCGCTACTCAGCTCTATACCTATGGCTACAAAAAAGCATCTATTCTCGCATCGCTCATCAATGCGGTACTACTGATGTATATTGTGATAAAAATCTTTATCGAAGCCTTCGAGCGTCTTGCTAATCCACCCGAAATGGTAGGTTCAGCAATTATGCTTACAGCTTTTATAGGAGTAATAATCAATGCCGTTTCAGCATTCCTATTCTACAAAGGACAGAAGACAGATATCAATGTCAAAGGGGCTTTTCTGCACCTAATGCTCGATGCTTTGGTATCGGTAGGGGTAATTATCTCAGGGGCAATTGTATATTTTACCGGTTGGAACTTAGCCGACCCTATCAGTAGTTTTATGGTAGGTATTGTGATTCTGTTCTCCACTTGGGGATTGCTCAAAGAAAGTGTAAAACTCATTTTAGATGGAGTGCCTCACGACATCGATAAGGAGCATATACAGCATCTTATAGAAGAGCACCCAATGATAGAGAGTGTACATCACTTGCATATTTGGGCGCTCAGTAGCTTACAGAACGCTCTTACGGCTCATATTGTACTGAAAGAGTGTATTACGCTTAAAGAATTTATGAATATTAAAGCCGAGTTAAAGCACAAACTCTCACACGAAGGGATTACCCACAGCACTTTTGAAATAGACACCGATAATTGCCACTGCGAAGAAGAAAAATGTAATTAA